ACAACAGCATCGCCTTGGactttatggaggcattttcacTCCATAAACTCAACCGGCTTTCATATACACCTTCTCATTTCCTGTTCACAAAGCCAGCTCCAAGGCACCTATAATTATGTAATGTTTGAAGAAACTGGCTCCCAAGAGGAAAAGGTGGAGGAAGCTCCTGTTTACCTCTCCACTGTGCCAGACCAACCAAGAGTAACTCCTGGTGGTCCAGTCCTAGTGCCAAGCCTTTGAGACTCACCCAGGGTTTCTGCTAATAGAAACATTGCAAGTTCTTTGGCTTCCTCCCTTTGTAGCTGATCAGATTTTAAACCTTGCTTTTTCAAGGGGAGGAATCAGGGTAGTGATGATGCCTACTGTAGGACAGTACTAGCCAACAGGATGTATGTGAACCCCGAATGTGGGCTGCAACAgtgtttttatgttttcctggtaatcacatttttaaaagtgaaaaaagtgagtcattaaaaatatattttaaacactgTCCAAAACATGATCCCTGTGACCTTTTGTCAGTGGGGTTCTTTGGCTAACTTACCCAGCCCATGAAAACCATGGTTTCTCTCTCacatctcctctttcctccctggcTCTCTCGCTCCAACACGTGCCTGTGCCGAGAGCAGAAATTTCAACTTTTAAGGGGCTTTTAGGATCCAAGAGTCCAGAGCAAAGGACACTCTTCCTCCCCATACCCTGCAATCTACCTGTAGAGCGCATCCTTGTCCTCGAAACAGTCCAGACCCTTTCTcaaccctcccctcctcctcccaagcCGCACCGCGCCTGGCTTTCAACTCGCCCTCGATTATCACCCAGACTTCAAAGAGAACCGGGCTGCAGTTCAAGCCCCTGCCCAGGATGCTGGCATTCCTTTTCAGAAAGGACATCTAATAGAGATACGTTTTCAGTTTTGGGCTCCATATCCAAGAGCGAGGCCACACCTGTCCTGCTATCTGGGGAGGCAGGAGCCCAATCTCGAGTCCCCGGCGTGGTGGGAAGTGAGCAGGGTGGGAGCGGAACCAGAGTGTAACCTAAAGGTATCCACAGTAGACAAACAGCTCAGGTGGACGTTGAGGGGAAGCCAGCAGGACGGGCCGAGGGGCGTAGTAACCCTGGGACGCTGCATACAGCCGGGTGCCCTGCACCTCGCACCGCGCCCCGGCTCCCTCTCGCGGTGCCGCAGTCCCCGCAGCGCCGCCCCTCGGCTCTGCCCCCGTGACGTCAGCGGGGCTGGGCGGTCCCCGGGTATAAAAGGTGGAGCTGGGGGAAGGCGACTGGTCTTTTGCTCTCCTTAGCCCTCGGTCCACGCACTGCTCCTAGGGCAAGAGCCTTCACCTCTTCTACAGCCAACACCATGCGCGAGATCGTGCACATCCAGGCGGGCCAATGCGGCAACCAGATCGGCGCTAAGGTGGGAGCACCCCTAGGGAGGAAATGGATGAGGTCGCCCCCTCGGGTCGGGGTCCCAAggttgtgtgggggtggggtggggagtgagggGTGGAGGGTGAGGGGTAGAGGGTGAGGGGTAGGGAGTGGGGGGTGGAGGCAAGCCGGACCTAGGGGTTCCAGAGGAGCCTGTGCTGGTGCTGGTGTCGCATTCCTTCGCTGGCTACTGGGCGGACCGGGTCCTAAAAGCGGGTCCTGAAAGCCGACTAATCTGCCACGATGGGTGCGACAGGGTGTCTTAAATTAAGGTCCATTACATTGCTTTGGGACACAGCCCTTCTGCAGGGTGCAAATGACATTACTCTGGGTGTTTTCGTCTCTGAAATTTGGGTTGGGGTGTCACTCCATGTATTGAAAAATCTCATGTCAAATGTAATTTGTATACGTATATTTTGTCTATCATTTGAATCAAAAAAATGCAGTGTCATTGGGTTGACAGATGTTACAGAGGCTTGTCTTTGGGCCAACAGACGAGGGTGTTAGACAAATTCTCTTACTAGGGCTCGCCTAGATGTAACTTAAAACGCAATGGTCGTCTTTCTCCTCTGTGAGACTCGGAATGGGGGCTGAGAGACCTGATGGCAGCGGGGAGACAGCAATGAGCATTAAACATGGGTGTGGGCAGGTTCCTGTACAAGGACGTGGTCTCTTTCAACACCGCCATATTGCCCAcccaacctccccactcccttttcCTGCTGCCAAGTCACAATGCAGGCTGCATCCTGAGGGAGGCCAGCTTTTTCCGGGGCTGCCAGATGCCCTCTCAGGATTTTACTGCCCATCCCCGAACATTTCCTAGTCAGGGTCAATACCCGAAGCCAATATGTAGGTCAGTGGTATAAAACCGGGCTGTTGAAAGCTGTCATGGAGTCTGTGCCAGCAGCCATTGATCCCTGGAGGCACAGGGGGTGGGGCACCTGATCTTCCCTTCTGCCATTCCCATCCATCAGGCTGTATGTGTAACATTCAGCCTTGCCTGGAGTGATAGAAAGCAGCTGCCTCTGCAGTTCTGGGAGATCTGCTGTGCCCACTTCCTTCTCCAGGCTCCCCCTGCACCCTGCATCTGTGGTCATAATATGGCGATGCACTGCGCATTCCCAAGACCtctgcagcagctgctgctgcccAAATACATGGAGGCCAGCAGCACACTAGGCTCTTGCCTGCTGTCTGACCAAGACCTTTCTGGGTGACAGTCTAAGTGTGATGCGATTGCCTTCGTTTCAGTTTTGGGAGGTGATAAGCGATGAGCATGGCATCGACCCCACTGGCAGTTACCATGGCGACAGTGACTTGCAGCTGGAGAGAATCAATGTGTACTACAATGAAGCTGCTGGTAAGGGTTTGGATGTCAGTCTTGCTTTCCACACTGTGGCAGAGGAAGCAGCATGCAGACAAGGAAATGCTTTTTTGcacactcatttaaaaaaaaaaccacgttGCTGTTCCTGAGGACCTCTGTATGCTTtgtgtctccattttctttttcctcctttgtctCAATGCTGGGATTTCTGCAATGACTTCTTCTGCTCCATCCATCTCCTTTCCCAAGCCCAGTTGTAAGTCAGCTCTTGTCCCCACAGGCAACAAATATGTACCTCGGGCCATCCTAGTGGACCTGGAGCCAGGCACCATGGACTCAGTGAGGTCGGGACCATTCGGCCAGATCTTCAGGCCAGACAACTTTGTGTTCGGTATGTCGTCATGCTCTAGGAGAGCTGCCCAGCTGACTCATTCCCTTCCTAGCAGCCGTGGGCTTTACAGTTCTGTGTGCAGCATCCAGCTGAGCCTGTGTCCCAGGGACCGCAAGTCCTGGCCTAACCTATGCAGCTGACAAGATCATGTCTGTGGTCACTCTTGACAGCTCAGAGGGGTGTGTGGGTCTGTGGAGGCTGTGAAAGGCCCTAGGAGGAGCAGCCTCTGGGGGTGGGGCATTGGAAACGATAAAAGCCTTCCAAGGGCATCATAGGCTGTAGGAGATTTCAAAGGATCACTGATGCCAGGTAACCACTTCAGTGACCAAGATGTAGCCCAAATGTTTAGAGCTGTCTTCCCCGCCTCTTTAATTATAGCTAATTAAGGGTATTTACAGAATGCGCTCTGTGCATAACTTTAGAAGTTACTGAAAATTGTTAAGATGTGtcctcttggggttggggatttagctcagtggtagagcgcttgcctaggaagcgcaaggccctgggttcagtccccagctccgaaaaaaaaaagaaaagaaaaaaaaagttatttaggattggggatttagcttagtggtagagggcttgcctagcgagcacaaggccctgggttcggtccccagctccgaaagaaaaaaaaaaaaaaaaagatgtgtcctcttcctccccatgttttccactttcttttaTAGTCCAAGGACACCACCCTGGATTCCTAAGTGACTAATATTCTCTTTTTCAGGTCAGAGTGGTGCAGGAAATAACTGGGCAAAGGGCCACTACACAGAGGGTGCCGAGCTGGTGGACTCTGTCCTGGATGTGGTGAGGAAGGAGTCAGAAAGCTGTGACTGTCTCCAGGGCTTCCAGCTGACCCACTCACTGGGGGGAGGCACTGGCTCAGGCATGGGGACCCTGCTCATCAGCAAGATCAGAGAAGAGTACCCAGACCGCATCATGAACACCTTCAGCGTCATGCCCTCACCCAAGGTCTCTGACACTGTGGTGGAGCCCTATAATGCCACCCTCTCCGTGCACCAGCTGGTAGAGAACACAGATGAAACCTATTCCATTGACAATGaggctctgtatgacatctgcttcCGCACCCTGAAGCTGACCACGCCCACCTATGGCGATCTCAACCACCTGGTGTCAGCCACCATGAGTGGAGTGACCACCTGCCTGCGCTTCCCTGGCCAGCTGAACGCAGACCTGCGCAAGCTGGCTGTGAACATGGTGCCCTTCCCGCGCCTGCACTTCTTCATGCCAGGCTTCGCACCTCTGACCAGCAGGGGCAGCCAGCAGTACCGAGCCCTGACAGTGCCCGAGCTCACCCAGCAGATGTTCGACTCCAAGAACATGATGGCTGCCTGCGACCCACGCCATGGCCGCTACCTGACCGTAGCCGCCATTTTCCGGGGCCGCATGTCCATGAAGGAGGTGGATGAGCAGATGCTCAACGTGCAGAACAAGAACAGCAGCTACTTCGTGGAGTGG
This genomic interval from Rattus norvegicus strain BN/NHsdMcwi chromosome 17, GRCr8, whole genome shotgun sequence contains the following:
- the Tubb2a gene encoding tubulin beta-2A chain; the encoded protein is MREIVHIQAGQCGNQIGAKFWEVISDEHGIDPTGSYHGDSDLQLERINVYYNEAAGNKYVPRAILVDLEPGTMDSVRSGPFGQIFRPDNFVFGQSGAGNNWAKGHYTEGAELVDSVLDVVRKESESCDCLQGFQLTHSLGGGTGSGMGTLLISKIREEYPDRIMNTFSVMPSPKVSDTVVEPYNATLSVHQLVENTDETYSIDNEALYDICFRTLKLTTPTYGDLNHLVSATMSGVTTCLRFPGQLNADLRKLAVNMVPFPRLHFFMPGFAPLTSRGSQQYRALTVPELTQQMFDSKNMMAACDPRHGRYLTVAAIFRGRMSMKEVDEQMLNVQNKNSSYFVEWIPNNVKTAVCDIPPRGLKMSATFIGNSTAIQELFKRISEQFTAMFRRKAFLHWYTGEGMDEMEFTEAESNMNDLVSEYQQYQDATADEQGEFEEEEGEDEA